The following proteins are encoded in a genomic region of Mycolicibacterium confluentis:
- a CDS encoding FAD-linked oxidase C-terminal domain-containing protein gives MATETAPAHTGLDRSIIDRFSAAVAGHADVITDNHVLTDRGHDFWGVGGVAELLLHPHSRAEVAAIMRIAAEYRIPVVPRGGASNCSGGMMPASGRVLLDLSNLNQIIDIDVDGRCARVEPGVVNSDLQDRLAPHGLCFSPDPVSAHLATVGGNLIENAGGPHALKYGVTYNHILAAEVVLPDGATVTLRVDDDGPDLLGVIIGSEGTLGIVTEVTVALRPIAEVTHSLMGAFATAREAADTIAAIIATGVVPAAVEWLDRDGIAGLQQFYDTGYPTDADSIVLIDVDGSAVEVSHDQPIVERVLRERATEVRIAETEKDRAALWYGRLHAPDSVVQSGKGFFIGDVTVPRDRIPEMQAAIQATAARHSDGLLFIAVCGHAGDGDLHPTTFYDKSNPSAASALEAANNEIIAAALRLGGTITGEHGVGTEKIPFMTQRFTPVEISAQRSIKSAFDPDGLLNPGVMLPEQSADEPPTTEFGDTVRAAVYGDWRPDPDAPLTVGENTDITVNLGNLSLVVGADATLDQIRSHLDEQGVTCIAVPDSGGARRIGDLVATATGTERIEVRHALLGAEVTVIDGQVPARFGAETMKDVAGYDTKRLYIGAHGTFGALSRLIFKIGVKR, from the coding sequence ATGGCCACAGAAACCGCCCCGGCGCACACCGGACTGGACCGTTCGATCATCGACAGGTTCTCCGCGGCCGTCGCAGGCCACGCAGACGTCATCACCGACAATCACGTGCTCACCGACCGCGGCCACGACTTCTGGGGCGTCGGCGGAGTCGCTGAACTGCTGCTTCACCCGCACAGCCGGGCCGAGGTCGCCGCGATCATGCGGATCGCCGCCGAGTATCGGATCCCGGTCGTCCCGCGCGGGGGCGCCTCGAACTGCTCGGGTGGAATGATGCCGGCGAGCGGACGTGTCCTGCTGGATCTGTCGAACCTCAACCAGATCATCGACATCGACGTCGACGGACGGTGCGCACGCGTCGAACCCGGCGTGGTCAACTCCGACCTCCAGGATCGCCTCGCACCTCACGGCCTGTGCTTCTCCCCCGACCCAGTGTCGGCGCACCTGGCGACCGTGGGCGGCAACCTCATCGAAAATGCAGGCGGCCCACACGCTTTGAAGTACGGCGTGACCTACAACCACATTCTGGCCGCCGAAGTCGTCCTGCCGGACGGGGCCACGGTCACACTGCGCGTCGACGACGACGGTCCCGACCTCCTCGGCGTGATCATCGGATCCGAGGGCACGCTGGGCATAGTCACCGAGGTGACGGTCGCGCTACGCCCGATCGCCGAGGTCACCCACAGCCTGATGGGCGCCTTCGCGACCGCTCGGGAGGCGGCCGACACCATCGCCGCGATCATCGCGACCGGCGTCGTGCCCGCCGCGGTGGAATGGCTCGACCGCGACGGGATCGCCGGCCTGCAGCAGTTCTACGACACCGGATACCCCACGGACGCCGACTCCATTGTGCTCATCGACGTCGACGGCAGCGCTGTCGAAGTCTCCCATGACCAGCCGATCGTCGAGAGGGTGCTGCGCGAACGCGCCACCGAGGTCCGGATCGCCGAGACCGAGAAGGACCGCGCCGCACTCTGGTACGGCCGACTCCACGCCCCCGACTCCGTCGTGCAGAGCGGCAAGGGCTTCTTCATCGGCGACGTCACCGTTCCCCGCGACCGGATCCCGGAGATGCAGGCAGCCATCCAGGCCACGGCCGCCCGCCATTCCGACGGCCTGCTGTTCATCGCGGTCTGCGGGCACGCCGGCGACGGCGATCTGCACCCCACCACCTTCTACGACAAGAGCAACCCATCGGCGGCCAGCGCACTCGAGGCCGCGAACAACGAGATCATCGCGGCGGCACTGCGATTGGGCGGAACCATCACTGGAGAACACGGGGTGGGCACCGAGAAGATCCCCTTCATGACCCAACGCTTCACCCCGGTGGAGATCTCGGCCCAGCGCTCGATCAAATCGGCGTTCGACCCCGACGGTCTGCTGAATCCGGGCGTGATGCTGCCCGAGCAGTCCGCCGACGAACCCCCGACCACCGAATTCGGCGACACGGTGCGGGCCGCGGTCTACGGCGATTGGCGCCCGGACCCCGACGCGCCGTTGACGGTCGGCGAGAACACCGACATCACCGTCAACCTCGGCAATCTGAGCCTGGTCGTCGGCGCGGATGCGACCCTCGACCAGATCCGAAGCCACCTCGACGAGCAGGGCGTCACCTGCATCGCGGTGCCGGATTCGGGGGGCGCTCGACGCATCGGCGACCTCGTCGCCACCGCGACCGGCACCGAACGCATCGAGGTTCGTCACGCGCTGCTCGGAGCCGAGGTCACGGTCATCGACGGACAGGTGCCCGCGCGCTTCGGTGCCGAGACCATGAAGGACGTCGCCGGTTACGACACCAAGCGGCTCTACATCGGCGCCCACGGCACGTTCGGGGCACTGAGCCGGCTGATCTTCAAGATCGGCGTGAAGCGTTAG
- a CDS encoding MMPL/RND family transporter produces the protein MSTSTIEEQRTPARRPRIASFIRRFAPLIIIGWVGVTVLLVVSVPPLEVVERERSVSLSPADAPSVRAAYRMGEAFNETAGGGVAILVLEGQEQLGADAHRYYNDLIRQLRERPEAVQHVHDFWGDPLTEGAAESADGKAVFVQVDLAGEIGQAQSLQSVTAVKDILEGTPPPPGVQTYLTGPAAIVSDMGESGNRTVILITLVTVSVIFVMLLLLYRSILVVLILLFTVFIELQVARGVVAFLAMQGYVGLTTYVVNLLVSVGIAAGTDYAIFFTGRYQEARQAGESREEAFYTTYRSVAKVVLASGATIAGAIACLSFTRLPFFQPLGIPGAIGIMVAVAVALTLVPACIAATSRRRIFDPKRPVVTRRWRRIGTAIVRWPAPILVATIAISLIGLLTLPGYTPSYTDQKYLPPDIPSSKGYQAAARHFPESRLMSPDLLMIESDHDMRNSADLLVLNRLAKAVFAVPGVSNVQSITRPEGTQLKHASIPFLLSMSSASQKLVMPFQQQRMEDLVTQADEMSTMIALMQRMYGLMQQMVATTHSMVETTHELQDVTEELRDHIADFDDFFRPIRNYLYWEPHCYNIPLCWSIRGIFDALDGVDKVTLKMQDLVADLDQLDLLMPQIVTQFPPMIANMQSTRTMMLTMHSTMSGIFSQMEESNQDATAMGKAFDAANNDDSFYLPPDIFENKDFKRVADIFMSPDGKAARLLIAQKGDPASPEGIARVEPIRTAAEESLKGTPLESSKIYLAGTAAGVKDLVDGSRIDLLIAAVAALCLIFLIMVIVTRSLIAGLVIVGTVALSLGASFGLSVLVWQHLLGLQIHWVVLAMSVIVLLAVGSDYNLLLVSRMKEELSAGLNTGLIRAMAGSGKVVTAAGLVFAATMASMIVSDLLTIGQVGTTIALGLLFDTLVVRAFMTPSIAALLGRWFWWPLRVRPRPASSMLRPVGPRPLVRSLLLRD, from the coding sequence ATGAGCACCTCGACGATCGAGGAGCAGCGGACTCCCGCCCGACGCCCCCGAATCGCCTCCTTCATCCGCCGCTTCGCACCGCTGATCATCATCGGTTGGGTTGGCGTCACAGTGCTGTTGGTGGTTTCGGTGCCACCGCTGGAAGTCGTCGAACGTGAGCGATCGGTCTCGCTGAGTCCAGCAGACGCGCCCTCGGTCAGAGCGGCGTATCGAATGGGAGAGGCCTTCAACGAGACTGCCGGCGGCGGAGTGGCGATCCTGGTCCTGGAGGGCCAGGAGCAACTTGGGGCAGATGCGCACCGGTACTACAACGATCTGATTCGCCAACTGCGGGAGAGGCCTGAGGCCGTCCAGCATGTGCACGACTTCTGGGGCGATCCGCTCACCGAAGGTGCGGCCGAGAGTGCCGACGGCAAAGCCGTTTTCGTCCAAGTGGACCTTGCCGGTGAAATCGGCCAGGCGCAGTCGCTCCAGTCGGTGACGGCGGTTAAGGACATCCTCGAAGGGACACCTCCGCCGCCTGGAGTACAGACCTACCTCACCGGTCCCGCCGCGATCGTGTCCGACATGGGCGAAAGCGGAAACCGGACGGTCATCCTCATCACCCTCGTGACCGTCAGCGTCATCTTCGTGATGCTGCTCCTGCTGTACCGCTCAATCCTTGTCGTCCTGATCCTGTTGTTCACCGTCTTCATCGAGCTGCAGGTGGCCCGCGGTGTCGTCGCATTTCTCGCGATGCAGGGATACGTCGGGTTGACGACTTATGTCGTGAACCTGTTGGTGTCTGTCGGGATCGCGGCGGGGACCGACTATGCGATCTTCTTCACTGGGAGATATCAGGAGGCGCGCCAGGCCGGAGAATCCCGAGAAGAGGCTTTCTACACCACCTATCGAAGCGTCGCGAAAGTGGTTCTCGCCTCCGGTGCGACCATCGCCGGCGCGATCGCGTGCCTGAGCTTCACGCGGTTGCCCTTCTTCCAGCCTCTGGGTATCCCCGGTGCGATCGGCATCATGGTGGCGGTCGCCGTTGCACTGACGTTGGTACCTGCGTGCATTGCAGCGACCTCTCGCCGTCGCATCTTTGATCCGAAACGGCCAGTCGTCACCCGTCGGTGGCGGCGAATCGGCACGGCGATCGTACGGTGGCCGGCGCCGATTCTCGTTGCCACCATTGCGATCTCACTGATCGGGCTCCTGACGCTGCCGGGTTACACCCCCAGCTACACGGATCAGAAATATCTGCCTCCCGACATCCCGTCCAGCAAGGGGTATCAAGCTGCGGCGAGGCACTTCCCCGAATCACGGTTGATGTCACCGGATCTCCTGATGATCGAGTCCGATCACGATATGCGGAACTCAGCGGATCTGCTGGTGCTGAACAGACTCGCCAAGGCGGTTTTCGCGGTCCCCGGTGTGTCGAACGTGCAGTCCATCACCCGTCCCGAGGGGACGCAGCTCAAACACGCGTCCATACCCTTCCTGTTGAGCATGAGCAGCGCCAGCCAGAAGCTGGTCATGCCGTTCCAGCAACAGCGGATGGAGGATCTGGTCACTCAGGCTGACGAAATGTCCACCATGATCGCCCTGATGCAGCGGATGTACGGGTTGATGCAGCAGATGGTGGCCACGACCCACAGCATGGTCGAGACGACGCACGAACTTCAGGACGTCACGGAGGAACTGCGCGACCACATCGCTGACTTCGATGACTTCTTCCGGCCGATTCGCAACTACCTCTACTGGGAACCGCACTGCTACAACATCCCGCTGTGCTGGTCTATCCGCGGCATCTTCGATGCCCTTGACGGCGTCGACAAAGTCACGCTCAAAATGCAGGACCTGGTTGCCGACCTCGACCAACTCGATCTGCTCATGCCGCAGATCGTCACGCAGTTCCCGCCGATGATCGCGAACATGCAGAGCACCCGCACGATGATGCTGACGATGCACAGCACGATGTCGGGCATCTTCTCCCAGATGGAGGAGTCGAACCAGGACGCGACAGCGATGGGCAAGGCGTTCGACGCCGCAAACAACGACGATTCCTTCTATCTGCCGCCGGACATCTTCGAGAACAAGGACTTCAAGCGGGTCGCGGACATCTTCATGTCCCCGGACGGCAAAGCCGCACGACTGCTGATCGCCCAAAAGGGCGATCCGGCATCGCCTGAGGGCATCGCGCGGGTCGAACCCATCCGGACCGCGGCCGAGGAGTCGCTGAAGGGAACCCCGCTGGAGAGTTCGAAGATCTACCTCGCCGGCACCGCCGCTGGAGTCAAGGATCTGGTCGACGGCTCAAGGATCGACCTCCTGATCGCGGCTGTCGCGGCGCTGTGCCTCATCTTCCTGATCATGGTCATCGTGACGCGAAGTCTGATTGCAGGCCTGGTCATCGTGGGGACGGTGGCCCTGTCGTTGGGTGCGTCATTCGGACTCTCAGTACTCGTCTGGCAGCACCTCCTCGGGTTGCAGATTCACTGGGTGGTTCTGGCGATGTCCGTCATCGTCCTGCTCGCGGTCGGCTCGGATTACAACCTGTTGCTGGTTTCGCGGATGAAGGAGGAGCTCTCGGCGGGCCTCAACACGGGTCTGATCCGCGCGATGGCCGGCAGCGGAAAGGTTGTCACTGCAGCGGGTCTGGTCTTCGCGGCCACTATGGCGTCCATGATCGTGAGCGACCTGCTCACCATCGGCCAGGTGGGGACGACCATCGCGCTCGGCCTTCTGTTCGACACCCTTGTGGTGCGAGCGTTCATGACGCCGTCCATCGCGGCCCTGCTCGGTCGCTGGTTCTGGTGGCCTCTGCGAGTTCGCCCCCGTCCAGCCAGTTCCATGCTTCGCCCGGTAGGGCCTCGTCCGCTGGTGCGTTCGCTGCTGCTCAGGGATTGA
- a CDS encoding NADH:flavin oxidoreductase — MGVQDLFQPFTVGSLTVPNRFAMAPMTRQASPDGVPGPDVAEYYRRRAAGGVGLIITEGVRLPDPAAGHPYSIPTLAGDEVLDGWRRVVDAVHREGATIAAQLWHQGAQRDDSDGVVPVSPSGVDGLGNPKGRALRTEELPGVADLFAQSARTAREVGFDAVEIHGAHGYLLDEFLWTRTNLRTDEYGGSLAERTRFPAEVVAAVRAAVGSDYPIIFRFSQWKGTDYTASIADDPTTLQELLAPLAAAGVDIFHPSTRRHYVPAFPDHDESSLAGWTKKVTGVPVIAVGSVGLETQFRSEKRGQVIQPAPIDQLVAQFDSDEFDIVAIGRALLADPAWVNRLRDGELGRFGGYDPETALASLA; from the coding sequence ATGGGAGTCCAGGATCTGTTTCAACCGTTCACCGTCGGTTCGCTGACCGTGCCGAACCGTTTCGCCATGGCACCGATGACTCGCCAGGCGTCACCGGACGGTGTGCCCGGCCCGGACGTCGCGGAGTACTACCGTCGTCGCGCCGCAGGCGGAGTCGGCCTGATCATCACCGAAGGTGTCCGGCTGCCCGACCCCGCGGCCGGTCACCCGTACTCGATTCCCACACTGGCCGGCGACGAGGTGCTTGACGGCTGGCGGCGCGTGGTCGACGCCGTCCACCGTGAGGGCGCGACGATCGCCGCGCAGCTGTGGCATCAGGGTGCGCAGCGCGACGACTCCGACGGGGTGGTGCCGGTCAGCCCCTCGGGTGTCGACGGGTTGGGCAATCCCAAGGGGCGGGCACTGCGGACCGAGGAACTGCCCGGTGTGGCCGACCTGTTCGCCCAGAGTGCCCGCACTGCACGGGAAGTCGGGTTCGACGCGGTCGAGATCCACGGTGCACACGGCTATCTCCTGGACGAATTCCTCTGGACGCGAACGAATCTGCGCACCGATGAGTACGGCGGTTCGCTGGCGGAGCGCACCCGGTTCCCGGCCGAGGTGGTCGCCGCGGTCCGAGCAGCAGTCGGGTCGGATTACCCGATCATCTTCCGCTTTTCGCAGTGGAAGGGCACCGACTACACGGCCTCCATCGCCGACGATCCCACCACACTGCAGGAACTGCTCGCCCCCTTGGCGGCGGCCGGCGTGGACATCTTCCATCCGTCGACGCGCAGGCACTACGTTCCTGCCTTCCCAGACCACGACGAATCGAGCCTGGCGGGATGGACCAAGAAGGTCACCGGAGTACCGGTGATCGCGGTGGGCTCCGTCGGATTGGAGACGCAGTTCCGCAGCGAAAAGCGCGGGCAGGTCATCCAACCCGCCCCGATCGACCAGCTCGTCGCGCAGTTCGACTCCGACGAATTCGACATCGTCGCCATCGGACGCGCACTGCTCGCCGACCCGGCATGGGTGAACCGACTCCGTGACGGAGAGCTTGGACGGTTCGGTGGTTACGACCCCGAGACCGCGTTGGCCTCACTCGCCTGA
- a CDS encoding hemophore-related protein → MDPIVNTTCNYDQVISALSAQNPMAASMFNASPQQQDGLRQFLAAPPAERQTTAEAIRSAPANQPYLPIIQQAFSTCNSF, encoded by the coding sequence TTGGACCCGATCGTCAACACCACATGCAATTACGACCAGGTGATTTCGGCTCTGTCAGCGCAGAATCCGATGGCCGCCTCGATGTTCAACGCCTCGCCGCAGCAGCAGGATGGCCTGCGGCAGTTCCTCGCCGCGCCGCCCGCGGAGCGCCAGACGACGGCCGAGGCAATCAGGAGTGCGCCGGCAAACCAGCCGTACCTGCCGATCATTCAGCAGGCGTTCAGCACCTGTAACTCCTTCTGA
- a CDS encoding MMPL/RND family transporter — protein sequence MDTQRSSPPRIARTIRALAPLIVLAWLAIILFTTLAAVGGDWRSAIPALERVAEQNSVSLMPADSPSAVGMLRMGKAFGESDSDSSAMIVLEGDIPLGEAARAYYDELVDELRADTKHVEHVQDLWGDRLTSSSVQSPDGKAAYVQLNLAGNQGTPLGDESVKAVRDIVDRSSPPQDVHVYVSGAAPLASDMQHSGNDSVLKITIVTVVIIFTMLLIVYRSIVTVVLLLLMVGFEVAAARGVVAFLGANDVLVLSTFAVNMLVFLAIAAGTDYGIFFFGRYQEARQAGEDRESAYYTTYRSTAPVVLASGLTIAGAILCLSVTDLPYFNTMGIPCAIGMLTAVAAAVTLVPAGIVIAGRFGLLDPKRALRSGRWRGIGTAVVRWPAPILATALTAALIGLLALPGYQTSYNDRAYIPSSIPANQGFEAAERHFSQSRLSPDVLMVETDHDMRNPTDFLTLNKIAKAIFKVPGVSRVQGITRPEGTPIANTSIPFLISIQGATQVQVQKLQNERNKDMLKQADDMAAMIRVMEDQYRLTKLLNSITDDLIDTTHSVQDIVEGLRDSLTVFDDFFRPIRNYFYWEPHCYNIPICWAFRSLFDTMDGTQAITDKLAVLVENMDQLKVILPQLLEVFPPMIDIMRTMRTMQLTMYSTMSGLADQSDETTNISAMGQAYDEAKNDDSFYLPPEVFENTEFKRAMASFLSPDGKAARFIISHKGDPATPEGIARVDKIRTAAEEAVKGTPLSNAGIFLAGAATTAKDWHDGSANDLLIAGIAAICLVFIIMLIITRSFIAALVIVGTVVLSLGASFGLAVLLWQYILGIHLHWMVLAMSVIILLAVGSDYNLLLVSRMKEEIGAGLNTGIIRAMGGTGKVVTTAALVFAATMASMAVSDLRIIGQIGTTIGLGLLFDAMIVRSFMTPAIAALLGRWFWWPQRVRPRPASSMLRPYGPRPLVRALLGTDRPSRTEDDPPTEEIPRQPG from the coding sequence ATGGACACGCAACGTTCCAGTCCGCCCCGCATCGCGCGGACGATACGAGCTTTGGCGCCACTGATCGTCCTGGCGTGGCTTGCCATCATCCTGTTCACCACCCTCGCCGCTGTCGGTGGTGACTGGCGGTCAGCGATCCCGGCACTTGAGCGGGTGGCCGAACAGAATTCGGTGTCCCTGATGCCCGCGGATTCGCCGTCGGCGGTGGGCATGCTCAGGATGGGCAAGGCCTTCGGCGAGTCCGACTCGGACAGTTCGGCGATGATCGTGCTGGAGGGCGACATCCCGCTCGGCGAGGCCGCGCGGGCCTACTATGACGAGCTGGTCGACGAGCTGCGCGCCGACACCAAGCACGTCGAGCACGTCCAGGATCTGTGGGGCGATCGGCTCACGTCGTCAAGCGTGCAGAGTCCCGACGGTAAGGCCGCCTATGTGCAGTTGAACCTTGCTGGCAATCAGGGCACGCCCTTGGGCGACGAGTCAGTCAAAGCCGTCCGTGACATCGTCGACCGATCGTCGCCGCCGCAGGATGTGCACGTCTACGTTTCGGGGGCGGCGCCGCTCGCGTCCGACATGCAGCACAGCGGCAACGATTCGGTCCTGAAGATCACAATCGTGACGGTCGTGATCATCTTCACGATGCTCCTGATCGTCTACCGATCGATCGTCACGGTGGTCCTGCTGCTGCTCATGGTCGGTTTCGAAGTGGCTGCCGCACGAGGCGTGGTGGCATTCCTCGGGGCCAACGACGTCCTCGTCCTGTCCACCTTTGCAGTCAATATGTTGGTGTTCCTCGCGATCGCCGCCGGAACCGACTATGGAATCTTCTTCTTCGGCCGCTATCAGGAGGCACGGCAGGCGGGCGAGGATCGAGAGTCGGCCTACTACACCACATATCGGAGCACCGCTCCTGTCGTGCTGGCCTCCGGTCTGACCATCGCGGGGGCGATTCTTTGTCTGAGCGTCACAGATCTGCCCTACTTCAACACGATGGGCATTCCCTGCGCCATCGGCATGCTCACTGCTGTCGCGGCTGCGGTGACCCTGGTTCCCGCGGGGATCGTGATCGCGGGTCGCTTCGGCCTGCTCGACCCGAAGCGCGCCTTGAGGTCTGGCCGTTGGCGGGGGATAGGCACCGCCGTCGTCCGTTGGCCGGCACCGATCCTGGCCACAGCGCTCACAGCGGCATTGATCGGCCTCCTGGCGCTGCCGGGCTATCAGACCAGCTATAACGACCGCGCCTACATCCCTTCGAGCATCCCCGCGAATCAGGGATTCGAAGCCGCCGAGCGTCATTTCTCGCAGTCCCGGCTGTCGCCGGACGTCCTCATGGTTGAGACGGACCATGACATGCGAAATCCGACGGACTTCCTGACCCTCAACAAGATCGCGAAGGCCATCTTCAAAGTTCCCGGGGTTTCACGAGTCCAGGGGATCACTCGGCCCGAAGGCACGCCGATCGCCAACACGTCCATCCCGTTCCTCATCAGCATCCAGGGCGCCACCCAGGTCCAGGTGCAGAAGCTGCAGAACGAACGCAATAAGGACATGTTGAAACAGGCCGACGACATGGCCGCCATGATCAGGGTGATGGAAGATCAGTACAGGTTGACCAAGCTGCTCAACTCCATCACGGACGACTTGATCGACACCACGCACTCCGTTCAGGACATCGTCGAGGGGCTGCGGGACAGTCTCACCGTGTTCGACGACTTCTTCCGGCCGATTCGGAATTACTTCTACTGGGAGCCGCACTGCTACAACATCCCCATCTGCTGGGCTTTCAGATCGTTGTTCGACACTATGGACGGCACCCAGGCGATCACCGACAAGCTGGCCGTGCTCGTGGAGAACATGGACCAGCTCAAGGTGATCCTTCCCCAGCTGCTTGAGGTCTTCCCTCCGATGATCGACATCATGCGGACCATGCGGACTATGCAGCTCACGATGTACAGCACGATGTCGGGCCTGGCCGATCAGTCGGACGAGACGACGAACATCAGCGCGATGGGGCAGGCCTACGACGAGGCGAAGAACGACGACTCCTTCTACCTGCCGCCGGAAGTGTTCGAGAACACCGAGTTCAAGCGGGCGATGGCGTCTTTCCTGTCTCCGGACGGAAAGGCGGCTCGATTCATCATCTCCCACAAGGGTGACCCGGCGACACCCGAGGGAATCGCCAGGGTCGACAAGATCAGAACCGCGGCCGAGGAGGCGGTCAAGGGGACACCGCTGTCGAATGCGGGGATCTTCCTGGCTGGGGCGGCAACCACGGCAAAGGACTGGCACGACGGTTCTGCCAACGATCTGTTGATCGCGGGGATCGCCGCCATCTGCCTGGTGTTCATCATCATGCTGATCATCACGCGCAGCTTCATTGCAGCGCTGGTTATCGTCGGAACGGTTGTGCTGTCGTTGGGGGCGTCCTTTGGGCTGGCGGTGCTGCTGTGGCAGTACATCCTCGGCATTCACCTGCACTGGATGGTGCTGGCCATGTCGGTGATCATCCTGCTGGCGGTGGGTTCCGACTACAACCTGCTGTTGGTGTCCCGGATGAAGGAGGAGATCGGCGCCGGTCTCAACACGGGCATCATTCGGGCGATGGGCGGTACCGGCAAAGTCGTCACCACCGCGGCGCTCGTCTTCGCAGCCACTATGGCCTCGATGGCGGTGAGCGATCTTCGGATCATCGGCCAGATCGGCACGACCATCGGCTTGGGCCTGCTCTTCGACGCGATGATTGTCAGGTCATTCATGACGCCGGCCATTGCGGCCCTGCTGGGCCGATGGTTCTGGTGGCCACAACGTGTGCGTCCACGCCCGGCGAGCAGCATGCTGCGTCCGTACGGCCCGCGCCCGCTGGTGCGTGCGCTGTTGGGAACGGATCGACCGTCGCGTACCGAGGACGATCCGCCGACTGAGGAGATTCCGCGACAGCCGGGCTGA
- a CDS encoding MmpS family protein: MKRLWIPLLVLVVVAAGGYTVSRLHGIFGSEKRPSYADTKVAETKPYDPKQLVYEVFGPPGTVANISYFDEETEPRYITDVPLPWTLQFDIGDATAMGSLMAQGDSNSIGCRITVDGEVKAEKTSNNVNAFTSCLLKAA, translated from the coding sequence TTGAAGCGGCTGTGGATTCCGCTGCTGGTGCTGGTTGTGGTGGCCGCCGGCGGTTACACCGTTTCGCGCCTGCACGGAATCTTCGGGTCCGAGAAGCGGCCCTCATATGCGGACACCAAAGTTGCGGAGACAAAGCCCTACGATCCCAAGCAGCTGGTCTACGAGGTGTTCGGGCCGCCGGGCACCGTGGCGAACATCAGCTATTTCGACGAGGAAACAGAACCTCGGTACATCACCGACGTTCCCCTGCCGTGGACGCTGCAGTTCGACATCGGTGATGCGACGGCAATGGGCAGCCTCATGGCCCAGGGAGACAGCAACAGCATCGGCTGTCGTATCACGGTGGACGGTGAGGTCAAGGCCGAGAAGACCTCCAACAACGTCAATGCCTTCACCTCCTGCCTGCTGAAGGCGGCATGA
- a CDS encoding MbtH family protein: MSINPFDDDSGTFLVLINDEEQHSLWPTFADVPAGWRVVFGEADRAACLEYIEQNWPDIRPKSLRERLASGSGADA, from the coding sequence TTGAGCATCAATCCGTTCGACGACGACAGCGGCACCTTCCTCGTTCTCATCAACGATGAGGAGCAGCACAGCCTCTGGCCGACGTTCGCCGACGTCCCCGCCGGGTGGCGGGTGGTGTTCGGCGAAGCCGACCGGGCTGCGTGTCTGGAGTACATCGAGCAGAACTGGCCTGACATCAGGCCGAAGAGTCTGAGGGAAAGGCTGGCATCCGGCAGCGGCGCCGACGCCTAG
- a CDS encoding NAD(P)H-dependent amine dehydrogenase family protein has protein sequence MGQIRAVVYGVGAMNSIATRMMLEKGVEIVGAVARSEAKVGRDLGEVAGLGRELGVVVSDDAAEVFRRTSPDVAVVAINSYLEDAIDQLRICAAEGVNVVTLSEEMLYPWETSPELAEELDLAAKRSGATLTGTGYQDTYWVNMIGLLMGTAHRIDSVSGRASWNVDDFGPELARDQQVGATEAEFQEWLENAQRPPTFGRNVLDALVADTGLTPTSIKTTTRPDIASSATFSQALQTEVPAGHVIGMTDVDEICTAEGPRFVFEMSGRVYSEGDGDINEWAIAGEPDVVLSNGTVPTQLTTCTQLVNRIPDVINAPAGLVTVDKLPRLRYRARPLHEYLA, from the coding sequence ATGGGCCAGATCAGAGCTGTCGTCTACGGAGTGGGAGCGATGAACTCGATCGCGACCCGGATGATGCTCGAGAAAGGCGTCGAGATCGTCGGCGCCGTGGCCCGCAGCGAGGCCAAGGTGGGCCGCGACCTCGGGGAGGTCGCGGGCCTGGGTCGCGAGCTCGGCGTGGTGGTCAGCGACGACGCCGCCGAAGTCTTTCGCCGCACCTCGCCGGATGTGGCGGTGGTCGCCATCAACAGCTACCTCGAGGACGCGATCGATCAGCTTCGGATCTGCGCCGCTGAAGGCGTCAACGTGGTGACGCTCTCCGAGGAGATGCTGTACCCGTGGGAGACCTCCCCGGAACTGGCCGAGGAGCTTGACCTCGCGGCGAAGCGATCCGGTGCGACCCTGACGGGCACCGGTTACCAGGACACCTACTGGGTCAACATGATTGGGCTTCTCATGGGGACCGCGCATCGCATCGACTCGGTATCGGGGCGGGCGAGCTGGAACGTGGACGACTTCGGTCCGGAGTTGGCGCGCGACCAGCAGGTGGGCGCCACCGAGGCCGAGTTCCAGGAATGGCTGGAGAACGCCCAGCGTCCGCCGACGTTCGGCCGGAATGTGCTGGACGCCTTGGTCGCCGACACCGGCCTGACCCCGACTTCGATCAAGACAACCACCCGTCCCGACATCGCTTCGTCCGCCACCTTCTCGCAGGCCCTGCAGACCGAGGTCCCCGCCGGTCACGTCATCGGGATGACCGACGTCGACGAGATCTGCACCGCCGAGGGGCCGCGATTCGTCTTCGAGATGTCCGGCCGTGTCTACAGCGAGGGCGACGGCGACATCAACGAGTGGGCGATCGCCGGCGAACCTGACGTCGTCCTGTCCAACGGGACGGTGCCGACGCAGCTGACCACCTGCACGCAACTGGTGAACCGCATCCCGGATGTGATCAATGCGCCGGCCGGGCTGGTCACCGTCGACAAGCTTCCTCGCCTTCGGTACCGGGCCCGGCCGCTGCATGAGTACCTCGCCTGA